The following proteins come from a genomic window of Leopardus geoffroyi isolate Oge1 chromosome A3, O.geoffroyi_Oge1_pat1.0, whole genome shotgun sequence:
- the TCF15 gene encoding transcription factor 15, which translates to MAFALLRPVGAHVLYPDVRLLSEDEENRSESDASDQSFGCCEGLEAARRGPGPGGGRRAGGGAGPVVVVRQRQAANARERDRTQSVNTAFTALRTLIPTEPVDRKLSKIETLRLASSYIAHLANVLLLGDAADDGQPCFRAAGSAKSAVPAAPDGGRQPRSICTFCLSNQRKGGGRRDLGGSCLKVRGVAPLRVPRR; encoded by the exons ATGGCGTTCGCGCTGCTGCGCCCCGTCGGCGCGCACGTGCTGTACCCAGACGTGCGGCTGCTGAGCGAGGACGAGGAGAACCGCAGCGAGAGCGACGCGTCCGACCAGTCGTTCGGCTGCTGCGAGGGCCTGGAGGCGGCGCGGCGCGGCCCGGGCCccgggggcgggcggcgggcgggcggcggcgcgggccCCGTGGTGGTGGTGCGACAGCGGCAGGCGGCCAACGCGCGGGAGCGGGACCGCACGCAGAGCGTGAACACGGCCTTCACGGCGCTGCGCACGCTCATCCCCACCGAGCCGGTGGACCGCAAGCTGTCCAAGATCGAGACGCTGCGCCTGGCGTCCAGCTACATCGCGCACCTGGCCAACGTGCTGCTGCTGGGGGACGCGGCCGACGACGGGCAGCCGTGCTTCCGGGCGGCCGGCAGTGCAAAGAGCGCGGTCCCCGCTGCCCCCGACGGCGGCCGCCAGCCGCGCTCCATCTGCACCTTCTGCCTCAGCAACCAGCGCAAAGGG GGTGGCCGTCGTGACCTGGGGGGCAGCTGCTTGAAGGTGAGGGGGGTAGCCCCCCTCCGAGTGCCACGGAGATGA